One Carettochelys insculpta isolate YL-2023 chromosome 1, ASM3395843v1, whole genome shotgun sequence genomic window, cccacccctccatggaATCCTTTAATCACGTTGGCGCGGTGAAATTTCAGTCATGAACGGTGCCTTTGTGCAATCGTTTTGGCGTCCGCAATGGAGCGCAGGGGTCATTTTCtcagcccttttttttttaaatgggttctTTGTTTCCTACTCgccttctccctccaccccaccccctagcATTGCATCTGTATCAGATACGATTAAAGGGATAGCAAAGGACTCTGGGCAAGCTCCTGCTAGGCTGCAAGGCGGGGAGTCCTTAACCCCTTTGTTCCCAGTGGTAGGCTAAAGGTGGGTTTGTTCTGGATCCCATGTCTGAGAACAAGCCTGGGTGATGATAGGTCTCCCTCCCAGGAGATGCTGATCAAGTGAGGcaaacacacccccacaccttccTTAAACTGGAGAGATATGGTAGGACATTGGTGTCGTGTTGAATTTTCCCACTCTTCACCTACCCTTCACCCTCTGTGCTAAATCCCCACTTCTTCCTCCCCACACAGTTTCTTTCCCCTCAGCTGTGCAACAACCTCCTTGATCATCCTGCAGACTCTTCCCCTGGTCCATGGTTTATAGTGAGATTTTCCCCGCCTTCCCCTCCTTTTAAAGGCTTTGCCCATCGCCCATGTTCCCTTTCATTTCCCTGGACTTGAACGTATCAGTGTGTGGTATTTGTGTGCGCCACACCTTTCAAGCACCTAAACTGAAGGGGCCTTCTAGATTAGCTCTTCTTAAGACTCCCATAAATTTCAATGGGCTTTTCATCTGGTCTATGTTTCCTTGTTCAAATATGCGCCCTGCTCACCCATTGGGTACTCTGCACATACAAATGCACTGAACCAAGCAATGTCTCTGATCAGGAAACCTTGGATCTTTCTAGCTTTCCTGGTGTCCCTTTCCTACCTGTGCATCCTCTGGCTCTATCTAGCTACCGCTAACCTTGGGAGACTTGGTTCTGAAGTGGGGTGGGATCTGTCGTGTGTTATGCTCATGGAGGGAGATAGGTTggtgtcatgtgtgcaggatcCATAGGGGTGGGCACTAGACCTTGCTGAGTAGGTGCCAGATGTATTTTGGAGGTCAGAAGGTGTTGATAGTGTCCATGAATGTGATTAGAAAGAGAGAGTTTCTGGCAGGGAAGTCTCATCATCTAGTGCTTGGAGATGAGTCTCAAGGTCAGAAGAGAAACAAGAGGTTTCTGATCCATATTAACTCACTGTCAACATCCTTTCAGTGATGATCATAGAAGAAATGTGTACATGTACACAGGGTCTGTGTACTGTAGAGATATGTCTCCACTTACAAGGGAGAGAAGGACAAGATGTGGATGAACCggtaaaaaatattaaaatttaaaaaaatgggcacCCACAAATGAAACCTTTAAGTTTATTATTCCATACATTTAATGCAGAGTTAATGATGCTAGGGCAGCATaatctggggagggggagaggggcttCTTGGGAGGGGAAGGTATAATGGAATAAATAAGTGGAGGGGGCAGCAATGGGTTACATGCATACAGAGGAGCAAACATACTACATGCTCTTTTCAAACACGACGGAGGAGAAGTCAGCCAAAGCTAAGGGTAGAGAGGAGGGTGTATAAAGGTCATCCTTAGCAGTCTCTGTGGAAGGAGAATGGTGGTAGTAAGGATCTCAGGCTATGCTAGTTGGCCTGGCCCAAGTTCTGAGACCAGCATATCAGCTGGAGGTTCCCTCATGTGTTTTGTTGGCCCATGAGAGTTCATGATCTTCTCCCATCTTGAGTTATGACGTCCTTCTTGATAGCATGCTCTCTGGCACTCATGCCATGCTAGGCCTGAATATGCGGGATGGGCAAGCAGACCACCGAAGAGGGAGAAATGAAGATGAGGACAAGAAGGTGGGGAACCAGTGTGACCACTGAGGATGGTTACTTCCAGTTTGAAACCCAAAGGGAACGTGAgttcatttctttttttacatGGACTAATGTAAATGTCTTAAATGCTCATCCAACACCAAGTGCTCCCATGACCCCCAATTTGGTGCCATAGCAATATGTTTGCCTTCTCCATGAGGGTAGGACTAAGGTGTTGACAAACTAGAACGAGCCACGAACAGGCAGGAGGGACTGGATTCTGTAGCTCAGCTCTGCTTGGGGGCCCAGCCTTGCAGGTTTAAGGTGATTATTTTAAGAAACTGTGTTTGAGTAAGTGGGATTCATGGTGATGCTTCTGGCTACCACAGTGTATTCAGCTACTCTTCCCCCACATtccagacacacacacgcacatgccaGAAAAGTGAACACTGCCTTGGCAGTGTCTCTTTTAGAATATTACAGTGTGGATGGAAGGATTTAGAAGGGACCAAGAAATGCTTCATAAGAAAGGAGGTTACTGTCCATGTTGCTTTTACAGTCCAGGATGTTGCCACATCCCACACATATGTTGTGACATGAATAATGCTAGAACCAGTAACGTGGTTCATAGGTCCACTGCAGTGTGTAGTCAAGTCTTAAGGTCACTACGCAGTAAAGACAGCATGGGTTAAGGGGAGGATAGGATGACGGTGTGGAAGTCAAAAGGAAAGCAAGCATAGGTTGGTCATTCCACAGGGAGCGAGATTGATGTCAGGGTGAATTTTATAGCTGCACATTGCAGAGCACTGATCACAAGGAAGTTGACTTTCCTGCTCTACATCTCCTCCCACAACTTGTCCAGCTAGCTACTTTTCACCCACAACAAGTGACAGAGCTGGCCATTGTGACTTATCTAAAACACTTGCTAAATCACTGAAGCAGTTGGGGGCAGTTAAGGATGGGGTTATCTCTTATCTTACAGTCCAGCATGTGCACAACGAACCCCACCATGACCGTGCCTAGAACCATCCTAATTTAGAAGGCCAGAAGGGTTTTCCAAGCCAGTTAGATTGGCGTATATTGAattgggaggggcaaaggggtaaAACCTTCCTGTAGGCAGTGAGCCAGTGATAACCGGGGCCAAGCTAGACGTGTCTGGATACTCAGTGGGTGCTGATGGCTGGGTTACACTGAATGACCTCAGAGTTTGGAGACCCTTCTGCCTGTGCTGAGTCTTCAGAGCCTTTCTCTTGCTGCTTTGGTCACCGCTCCCCATTTCCTATGGTCTGGAGAGAGTTGTATACACAGGCTGTTCCCAATGCGTTGGGCTGTGGGACTGTGGCACTGAGGGTGCAGGGTCAGAGATGGCAGTGTATAGAGGACGTTGCGAGGGCCCCATATAAGAGAAGGCAGAGTAGAGGCCAGAGGCTTGGCTGGAGTGGCTATAGTAGGGTCCCGAGGGCTGGTGGTCGGGGTAGTCAAACTGGGGCCGGGAGATGGAGGGGAAAGCCGAGCCATAGTGGGGCAGGCTCAGGGACGTGTATGCTATCTGGGAAGTGGAGGGCTGGTCAGTATAATGGCCTCCAGGGGCAGAACCCTCCGTTTTCACCTGTGCCTTGGAGTCTGCCACCGATGACGTGCCAGCAGACAAGGAGACTCCATGCTGCTTGGAGATCCAGGCAGAGTGTccactggctgcagccagggcactcCCGAGGCCGTAGCCAGCGGCCGCTGCTGCTGCATAGCCCCCAACGTGGCTTGGATGGCCAGCGTGTCCATTGGGTGGCAGGTACTGGTCGAATTCATTGACGTCAAAGGTCTCCATGTTGGACATCACTTCATGGCTGATCTCCCCGATATCCACGTTGCCAAAGTCAATGTGAGgcttgcccccttcccccagggagcGTCCTTCCCGCTTGGCGTCACCTTTACCTGCCTGGAGTTCTGTCTTTGGAGTtgttggtggggttgggggtccGTGGCTCTGACCTGTGAAGTGAAAATcattgagggtgggggaggagggagagaaagaaaatgtgttaCCAAGTCACCATACAACCCTGGCATAGACTGGTAGCAATAAAATAGCTCAGGCAGCTACATgccacagctctgctcctcctACCGCACAGACCCGATGTTGCCAGGCCTCCCTGGGAACCTCACTGTAGAGGGGacaagaagggaggaggtggctgcccGTAACCACAATGGCAACTGTGCATCTGAACCCGGGGGGGGATGACTTCCCACCGGTCCAAAGGGATGGACACAACAGCGGAACGCAAGCGCCCCCAGTGCTGATGACCGTACTGAGCATGTGGGGTCGTGCCCAACTATTGAGTCCCACCGTGGAGAAAGGGTCCAGCTCACAAGTTGGTGCTCCAGACTTTTAGAAATCCCTTGGTTCTCCAGCTGGCTTGGAGGGGTTCTCTTTGGGAGGGGGATGAGCCGGTAGTAACTTCCTGGCACAGCCATGGGACTAACCTGAGGAGTGTTCGGGATGCCCGTCAGACATGGGGGATCCTTCCCCAGGATGTCTGTGATCCAAGTGGGCGTTTTTATAGTGGGCCTGGATAGACGCAGCCCCGCCTGCTTCTCCCTCGGCTTGGCCCTCACCCTCGCCCTGGGAGGCCTTGCCATTTTTCCGACGGCGCGGCTGGTACTTGTAATCAGGGTGGTCCTTCTTGTGTTGCATCCTCAGCCGCTCTGCCTCTTCGATGAAGGGCCGCTTGTCGCTTTCATTCAATAACCTACAGAGGAAGGTGAAGAGATGGGGCAGGGTTGTCAAAATCCTACTGCACGGGATCGTGGGCACAAAAAGTCCACCCCATTTAGCATACCACCAAGCTGTCATGGAGAAGGTGGAGAAGTACTTAAACCCAGTCCACAAAGCTTTACCCTCTGTTTTATTGTTGTTAATGATTAGCTGTGCTCAGTGTTGTTCAGACCCAGAGGAAGACACAGACACTCTCCCAAACGGATTACACTTTACAACCCGTGTAAATTCACCTCCCCCAGTTCCATGTTTATACTTGCCTGAAGGGACAAAGTAATAATGCCATGATGACTGAAATCAGTGCAGGGCTTTATAATGATCAGACAACTAGGACTAAAAAGACTTTCTACAGATGTGAAAATTGTGAGTATTGCTTGAATTATGGAAGTGAGGCAAATCTTTGTTACCTATAATGCCCTTTGTCTCATGTCTCTCTCTCAGATCAACTTGTCTAGGTGACCTTTGCTTCACGGTTTCTGCGTCCTGTCCTAACCTCCCCCATCCTTTGCCATTTTATAGGTTTTGTCCTGTTAGCTTGAGTGTGAGTGATCCCTGGGCACAGGATGTTGACTGTATTTCCCAGCATCCTGGCTGTACTACTGGGACTGGCCCCTTGAGGAATCCTGGGATCCCTTAGGAGTGAGTTACAGAAGATTCTGAAGGAAAAACACTTTGGCTTTGCTTCTGCTGTGAGAATTCTTAAGCACACTGCTGCCATTTTCCATCCCAGATGTAGTTGACATGGTTTCTGGGCTAAGCCTCTGAGAGTTGCAGTCCAGATCAGGTTCTTTGTAAAGCATCTAGCTATTATGATGCCGGGCACTGCAAAAATAGGTTAACTTTGATCTTTGAGTGAAAGGCTCTGTGAAAGTGTAAAGTCATTCCCCATATATGTATCAAATCTAGGGCTGCTCCAGTCAAGACATGATCTCCTAGGAATTTATGTAACAGACCCACCTTGGAGGAGAGCTGAGACCCATTTGATCGGTCATTTTCTTTTAACTGTGAACACGtttgatttaatttttgttttctcttcctaATTTTCCTGGGGCCTCCAGAGCATTCCAGTTGCAGCCAGAATACTGAAAAAGGGGCAAGGATGTTTTTATGAGTAACGTGACCTTGCCAAAACTCTGAGGCTGCAGAAATCTCAAAAGCAAAAACTTGTTCCTTTACGAGATTTCCAGCCCAAAGAGAGTGGGGCAAAGCTTTGGAGATATTCACCCACATGTTGGAGAGGATTCTCTGAACCCCTCTGAAGCTGCAGGGGCTCTGCTTTTGCCAGTTCCGCTGATTAGACTGAACCCTTACTGAGCAGAAGATCAACAAGAATGGCTCTGCCTTAGGCAATTTAGGAGGAGCAGTAGATTCTCATGCTTCAGCTGGGCCATGAGAGTCTATTATGTTCCCCGTGATACGTGGCATATATATGTGTGCGAGTGATACTGGCAGTGGGTTGATGGCTCTCTCATGGGTACAGCTGGCTTTAGACCACTGATTATTTGGAGTCTGCCATTGGTGGGTGTGCTGGTGaaaaaagatgaagaaaatgAATAAGACTGCAAGCAGGTATCAAAGCACctccatttttctctttctgtccccgcagccagcagccagagggTGTGATCTGGTTTGGAGCCTTTTAAGGTGCTGACCTGGGTTCACACCAGGGAGCCCTGAGAAGGTCACAGCTATGCATTGCATTCCACCACTGCCTTAATCCAAGCAATTAAACAACTGAGCTGCCATAAGTCCAACACCAACTTCCCTGTCGCCCTCCCATCACCATACCCCACGCTCACTCATCCCGAAGAGATCTAATCCCCCACCCTGAGGTGCTCCATGCACAGACTTATGTCACATATAAAGGGACATGCCTAGCCATGCCCTAGAGAGAGGGCCCTGCATTGGGATTAACCATGCCCCTGCATCACCCAGATTCCACTGGCTGTTGAAGGGAAGCAAAGGCCCAGCCGTGTAAGCTTTGCAACCAGACAGCTCCGCGCACTAACCTCAAAGGAACCAGGCTCAGGCTTCTCAGAGCTCCTCCCACCTGCTGTTGCACAGCGAACAAGACACCAAGACTGGGAACAGAACTCACATCTTCCACATGAGGCTAGCTTCTCAGCCCCTCCTGGGTCCAAGGAGGGAGAAGCCAATACCTCTCACAGCCAGCCTTCATTTGTGGGAGGTACCAAGCATATAGGGTTACTACTGAAGCAGAGCTGCCAAAGGAAACCTGCAATGGAGAGAGAAGCCGAGACCTCCCAATTCGTCTCTCTGGTGACCTAAATCACAACCACCTTAGAAACTCTAGGAGAAGAACTTGGGTCCACTGAGCTTTGCATGCCCTCCCCATCTTCCCGCTAGCCTCCTGTAggcagcagacagcaggaccaCACAAAGTCCAGTCCCCCCATCTTTATCTTCTCTCTCCAGGTCTCTCTGCTACCGCCTCCCTGGGATCAGAACTCAAATCGGCTTTAACAAAGGGAAATCAGTGTGAGCAGGCAGAGGCCAGGAGATTTGGGGGATTTAGAATTCCCTTGTTTCCTGCGCCTGACCCCCTGGTTTACATAGTGATGGAATCTCGCAGGGACATAGGAGGCCGGGAATGGATCACATAGCAAAGTCCGGGGTTTAAGTGGCCCTGAATCCGCTCTTCCCAGTGGACAATGCTCAGCTTAGGACCCATGTGAACACCCTGTTTGGGGGGAATGGGGAGATGAGAACTGTCTCCCTTATGGGTTCTCTCCTTCACCCCCATATCTCTACTCGCATTGTGCTGAacgacgggggtggggggggagcccaggccagcTGTTTGTATGCCAGGTGCCTGGAGCAGCCCGATGCATGGTCCCTCCATGTCACCAACTACCAGCAGCTGCAGATGAGTGCAGTGTGAGGGTCTCAGGCGCGCCAAGCTGATGCAGCGCAGGGGCAAGTGAGGGAAGGATTGAACAGGAGTTTAacacactggggaggggagggggaaatctCACACGCAGAGGCCCTGATCTCCCAGCCACAGCTCGGCTCCCGGGACCCACTGCCTAACTAacttggggtgtgggggaagaaagattctgctgctgtccaggtACAAAGAGCCCTTCACCCACACTCAGCTCTTTGCTGCCTCCTTCTACTCATGTCTCATCAGTTTCCGGCCCTGGAGATGTTTCTGGCATTTGGACAAGGATCTGCACTGATCCTTTCAACGGTCATTACATCCTACTCCAGTTGAGAACCGTTCCctgccctggaaggagcaggaagcGTTCCACCCAAGTGAGGAGAGCAGCCAAGGGAAACCTTTGGGAAGGACCTCTGAGGAAGCCCCCATTTTCCCTCCATCTGAGGGTAATTGTGCATCCTTAGGGTAGGAGGTATCTGTCCTGCCGTggtgtcctggctgctgctggatagGGCAGTAGCTTCTCTCTGCACGCCCAGCAATGGCAGACTCGAACAATCAGTGGTCAGCTGTACCCAGGAGACAGCCATCAACCTGCTGCCAGTGTcactcacacacatacatgccAGATATAGTGAGGAAGTTAATAGACTCTCATGGCCGTGCTGGGTCATGTACATCCACTGTCCCAGACCAGGCCCTCACCTTGCCAATGATCCCCAAAAGTTTGCTAATGAAATTGGGCATGCAGGTCAGATTTGAGAGAGGAAATCTTCATTTGGGGCCCAAAGGGCCTCTGCGCCCAGGGTAACGTTGCTTCCATCACTGCGCAGCATTGACTCAATGTGTGTCCTGTTCCCAGCGCACTCCCAAGACTCACACAGCTGTGCTGATGCACCTCTCTCCTGGCCTGTGCCGCACCCTGCTGTTCTAATCCAGACCCTGTCCAGCTCCGTCAGTGgccctcagtcctgacctgcagccgTGTCCACCCCTTCACTCTGTCAATCACTGATTCCCTCCCTGTGTCACCCTGCACTTGGGAGCCTGGCTGGAATCTGGTCCTGCAAgcagtgcccagccagcagctacgttctcccccactgcagcactgTCCTGATTGTTTGGCTTTGTTATTCCTCAAAGGGGGAGGCTCCCAATTCCAACCTGCTCAAAAGTGGGGACGGTAGAGGTATGGGGGGTAGCCTAGACGCCCTGCACAGCCTCCCAAAGGAACGCTTGTGTACATTAGTGCTTCTCATCCTTTCTTGTAaagtagctctttaaaaaaaataagtacccccagtacccacaattttcagacatatatatatacatatatatatatatatatacagcatAAAttgatacatttatttttatataccaGTATAATCTATACATgtatatatgagagagagagagcaagagagaaaaataaatatataacgcATGTCTCaatgccttcccctcccctagatccaggcacctccagcccccctgctATAGCTCAATCTCCAgacagccccaaccccctgctctaacccaatcccccgctcttcctccagaaccaggcacccccagctccacactataacccagtccctcacccagaaccaggcacccccagctctaacccaagccccctcccttcccccagagccaggcagccccagcctccctccatcctaaAGCCTGGGACTCACTGGCACCCCTGCCACTGTCGCCGTCACACACTCCTCCCTCCAAGCGCTGGGGTGCGTGTGCAGTGAGCACTCCCAgcgtgcagctgggagcaggagccacatttcattgctcaaagagccatatgtggctcaagagccacaCACTACACAGACTTCTTTCCTGTAACCCTAAGGACACATGAACCATGGGTTGAGGAACACTGGTCTTCATAACACTGATGCACTTTGGCACAGCTGTCTGCCTCCGTGGCAACCTCTGGCTCCCCATTTGCCTCCCTCCATCTCCTATAGAATGGCACCTGTCTTATCCTGCAGATCCCAAACGCTTTACCCAGTCGTTGGCCTGAGCTCAGCAGCATGCGCAAAAGCGGCGGCCGTCCTCTGTTCAGAGAACATGCACACAGAGCTAGCCAAGGGGCTGGGTTCCATTTTGTAGATTGGGTCATGCTGGATGGGACCCTGTGGCTGTTTCTCAATCTACCAGCTTCCTTCCAGGAAGACCCACAGGATTTTTAACTATCCTGTAGGCAGCAtgtccttccccacccaccaAAGATGGGCTGAAACGAGCTCAGTTCAATGTTGCTTTCGGCTGCTTTCTCTCTTCCCCTACTCATGGTGGATTTCTCTTTGTTCCTCTGCCTGGGTATTTCTAATGCTCCTGCCACAATAACATATAAGCAGTGAC contains:
- the SOX10 gene encoding transcription factor SOX-10, whose amino-acid sequence is MTDDQDLSEVEMSPVGSEDHHCLSPGPSMASETTSHLTSSGSGEMGKVKKEQQDSETDDDKFPVCIREAVSQVLSGYDWTLVPMPVRVNGSNKSKPHVKRPMNAFMVWAQAARRKLADQYPHLHNAELSKTLGKLWRLLNESDKRPFIEEAERLRMQHKKDHPDYKYQPRRRKNGKASQGEGEGQAEGEAGGAASIQAHYKNAHLDHRHPGEGSPMSDGHPEHSSGQSHGPPTPPTTPKTELQAGKGDAKREGRSLGEGGKPHIDFGNVDIGEISHEVMSNMETFDVNEFDQYLPPNGHAGHPSHVGGYAAAAAAGYGLGSALAAASGHSAWISKQHGVSLSAGTSSVADSKAQVKTEGSAPGGHYTDQPSTSQIAYTSLSLPHYGSAFPSISRPQFDYPDHQPSGPYYSHSSQASGLYSAFSYMGPSQRPLYTAISDPAPSVPQSHSPTHWEQPVYTTLSRP